Below is a window of Herminiimonas arsenicoxydans DNA.
TCAATGGCCGACAAGTTATTCATCATGGCCGTCAGTATCAGGTACTGACGAACTCACCCACATATGACCAGCAACTAGCGCAGAACGCTTATTGGAAGCAAATTGGCGGAACAGTCATGTTGCCCGGTACGAATCGTGCAGCGGACCGTTTCGCTCGCGCTTCCTTTTACATCAACGCTATTCCGAAGGCTGGAAAGCCCGACGAGAGCGTCGCAAGTGTTTTCAGTGTGATTCGAAACGTATCTGTGCCACTTGGTATTGCAACACCTGACCAGCCTGAAATATCTTCAACGCGTTGGCGTACGGTGTATGACCATAAACGCAAACTATATTTTTTTGAGTCTGCGCTGACACCGAATACCTTTTGGGTGGATACCAAGAAAATCGACTTTTCGAAGGAAACTGGTAGTGTCAAAAAACTGGAACTGGGTCTGAACCAATCGCGCACATTTTCCGGCGAAGTCAGCGGCAGCTTCCGTCCGTCCAAGCCTTTCCTTTTTCAAGGCATTTGAAGCAACTTGCGTTCGTCAGAGCTGAACCGGCATTCTCATAGATTTATCAAGGAATGCCGGTTGAAAAATGCGGAGCCCGCAGCGTAGGCCAGCAGAGAGAATGTCAGCCATTTCAGGAAGAATACGTAGCGATGGTATGGGATGAACACTTGCAGCAGCAAGTGTGCCGAATACAAAAAACGCTGTCATCAGATGACGGTTGAAGCCCGTGACCAGCTCCGCCACCTCTCCCATGGCAGCGACATCGGCCGCAATATTAAGAACATTGGCTATCAGCAGCAACAGCACTACCATCATCAGCACGGCCAGTGAAAATGTGTCCTTGATATTGGCTGCCAGCCCTTTTCCCGTGACCCTGCCGATGCGCCCGCACATGGACTGGATTGCCGCCATTACATTAAAGGAAATGCCAGTGGCATTGTCCACAGCATGTTGAGGCCGAACTGGGCGCCTGCCTGCGAATAGGTAGCTATGCCGCTGGGATCGTCGTCGGCAACACCGGTGATCAGTCCTGGCCCGACCCGTGCCAAAGGATGTTCCTTCAGGCGTTCCCACAAGGCGCGAAGACCCTTCGCAGGAGCCGTGGCGCCCGAATCGGTATTGGACGTTTTCATATGTATGGAGACGGAAGTCTTCTACAAATGCTGGCGGCAAAAAGAAACGGGGAATAGATCCAACTGCAATCTTTCCCCGTTGACTTGCCGGCACCACCATGTCGGGAAAGATGGATTTTTCCCAGCAAGCGCTACGAACAGGCACTTGCATGCCAGATTGTTGGCAAATTCAGATTATTTGAATATGGTGACCGGCAACTTGCTATGTACCAGTACCTTTTGTGCTTCGCTCCCCAGTAAAAACTTGTCCAATCCTTTGCGTCCATGCGATGCCATGAAGATGGCGTCGCAATGATATTTATCGGCAGCCTTGATAATTTCATCTGATGCGCTGGTCCCTTCGACCACATGAACCTCGGCATCCACGCCTAGTGATGCTGCGTGCGTCGCGATTTTATGTACATATTTTTCGGCTTCCTTGCTGATGGCCTGGGCAAACTCTCCGCTGGTTGCTTCCATTCCGTAGACCGGAAAATAAGGATAGATTGTGGCAACCGACAAGCCGACGATCTTGCTGCCATGCTCCTTCGCAAATTGCAAGGCGGCTTGCACTGCCTTGTCCGACAGTTCCGAGCCATCGGTAGCGAGTAAAATTTTCTTGAACATGATTGTCTCCTCTAAAAAGATCA
It encodes the following:
- a CDS encoding putative choloylglycine hydrolase protein (part 2) (Evidence 3 : Function proposed based on presence of conserved amino acid motif, structural feature or limited homology; Product type pe : putative enzyme), translating into MLDNFATVVEAVEALEKEPYTLVTDNVPGKQRLTTLHLSISDASGDSAVFEYINGRQVIHHGRQYQVLTNSPTYDQQLAQNAYWKQIGGTVMLPGTNRAADRFARASFYINAIPKAGKPDESVASVFSVIRNVSVPLGIATPDQPEISSTRWRTVYDHKRKLYFFESALTPNTFWVDTKKIDFSKETGSVKKLELGLNQSRTFSGEVSGSFRPSKPFLFQGI
- a CDS encoding putative universal stress protein UspA (Evidence 3 : Function proposed based on presence of conserved amino acid motif, structural feature or limited homology; Product type cp : cell process), with product MFKKILLATDGSELSDKAVQAALQFAKEHGSKIVGLSVATIYPYFPVYGMEATSGEFAQAISKEAEKYVHKIATHAASLGVDAEVHVVEGTSASDEIIKAADKYHCDAIFMASHGRKGLDKFLLGSEAQKVLVHSKLPVTIFK